One stretch of bacterium DNA includes these proteins:
- a CDS encoding ABC transporter ATP-binding protein, which yields MHLEIAQVSKRYKGNVWGLRDFSLELGPGILGLLGPNGAGKSTLMRILATITRPTAGRATWNGTDIVRQPDAVRQVLGYLPQDFGVYPNLNALEFLEYIAAVKGLSAADARRRIDELLQLVNLGDARKRPLGGYSGGMKQRVGIAQALLNDPQLLIVDEPTAGLDPEERVRFRNLLAELSGERIIILSTHIVSDVEAAATHIALISRGRLVASGDPEAIARMVEGRVWEWLVPGERLSAIKDKYLISATVRKANGVLIRIVADDRPAADASPAPPTLEDAYLYAIAADRNQSAPLAAAAQA from the coding sequence ATGCACCTGGAGATTGCGCAAGTCAGCAAACGCTACAAGGGGAATGTCTGGGGACTGCGCGACTTTTCGCTCGAGTTGGGGCCGGGGATCCTCGGCCTGCTGGGTCCCAACGGGGCGGGCAAGTCGACCCTGATGCGCATCCTGGCGACGATCACCCGTCCGACCGCCGGCCGCGCCACCTGGAATGGGACCGACATCGTGCGCCAGCCCGATGCGGTACGTCAGGTGCTGGGCTACCTGCCGCAGGATTTCGGCGTCTATCCCAACCTCAACGCCCTCGAATTCCTCGAATACATCGCCGCGGTCAAGGGCCTATCGGCCGCGGATGCGCGCCGTCGAATCGATGAACTCCTGCAACTGGTCAATCTCGGCGATGCCCGCAAACGCCCCCTCGGCGGATACTCCGGGGGAATGAAGCAACGGGTCGGGATTGCGCAGGCGTTGCTCAATGACCCGCAACTCCTGATCGTCGATGAGCCGACCGCCGGGCTGGACCCCGAAGAACGGGTGCGGTTTCGCAACCTGCTGGCCGAGCTGTCGGGCGAACGGATCATCATCCTCTCGACGCACATCGTCTCCGATGTCGAGGCGGCGGCCACGCATATCGCGCTCATCAGCCGCGGACGGCTGGTGGCCAGCGGTGACCCGGAGGCGATCGCGCGCATGGTCGAAGGGCGGGTTTGGGAGTGGCTGGTGCCCGGTGAACGACTGAGCGCGATCAAGGATAAGTACCTCATTTCCGCGACGGTTCGTAAAGCCAACGGCGTGTTGATCCGTATTGTGGCCGATGACCGTCCGGCGGCGGACGCGTCACCGGCGCCGCCGACCCTGGAGGATGCCTATCTGTATGCCATTGCGGCGGACCGTAACCAGAGCGCCCCGCTTGCCGCGGCGGCACAGGCGTAA